The following are encoded in a window of Echeneis naucrates chromosome 19, fEcheNa1.1, whole genome shotgun sequence genomic DNA:
- the pagr1 gene encoding PAXIP1-associated glutamate-rich protein 1, translated as MQTEATGSSLREGIEALGVKDADQPAAGKQEEEEEEGGNTEQQDTEMTNAPEEEDTTSKDEKDGDTHALEGEAHKEEPQADTGLDAEEGKQAAEVEDEWELAYSDEEIDDPKNWMPAPTEIKRLYEILAKGEMLELNFVPLPRRPPTPEHTPSPERDDEEDAAKEREREEKERKPPTPTEFDFDEEQMQSTPKNAFINRRRTPGSSARSSVKREARLDKVLSDMKRHRKIEEHIMRTGRDLFKSDKKLEEALSPNSQKEREKERERDSNPNTIFSPRQRRY; from the exons atgCAGACCGAGGCCACAGGATCTTCCCTGAGAGAGGGCATCGAGGCTCTGGGTGTGAAGGACGCAGATCAGCCTGCAGCGGgcaaacaggaggaggaggaggaggaagggggcaACACGGAGCAACAGGACACCGAGATGACAAATGccccagaggaggaggacactACGAGCAAGGATGAAAAGG ATGGAGACACACATGCATTGGAAGGAGAGGCCCATAAGGAGGAACCCCAGGCTGACACAGGGCTGGATGCTGAAGAGGGAAAGCAGGCTGCAGAAGTGGAGGACGAATGGGAGCTTGCATACAGTGATGAGGAAATTGATGACCCCAAAAACTGGATGCCCGCTCCCACTGAGATCAAAAGACTCTATGAGATACTTGCTAAAGGAGAGATGCTGGAATTGAATTTTGTTCCCCTTCCTCGAAGGCCTCCTACACCTGAACATACCCCGTCACCTGAAAGAGATGACGAGGAAGATGCGGCGAAAGAACgggaaagggaagagaaggagcGAAA GCCTCCAACCCCAACTGAGTTTGACTTTGATGAAGAACAAATGCAATCCACTCCCAAAAATGCCTTCATCAACAGACGCAGAACGCCGG GGTCTTCAGCCCGCTCCTCTGTGAAACGGGAAGCTCGACTAGATAAAGTGCTGTCAGATATGAAGCGCCACCGTAAAATTGAGGAACACATCATGCGTACAGGCAGAGATCTCTTCAAGAGTGATAAGAAACTGGAGGAGGCCCTGTCTCCCAACAGCCAGAAGGAGcgggagaaagaaagggaacGTGACAGCAACCCCAACACCATCTTCTCCCCGAGGCAGAGGAGGTACTGA